From the candidate division KSB1 bacterium genome, the window CGGGCCATTGGGCTCCGAATGATCTGTTGTTTTACACTGGCAACCAATTTCCCGCAAGCTACCAAAATGGCGCTTTTATCGCATTTCATGGTTCCTGGAACCGGGCGCCTCTTGAACAAGCTGGCTACAATATTGTTTTTGTGCCTTTTGATGGAGAACGCCCATCGGGTGATTGGTCGGTTTTTGCCGATGGTTTTGCCGGCGTTGATGTTATACATGGACCACAGGATGCACAACACCGTCCAATGGGTCTCGCACAAGGACCGGATGGCTCATTGTATGTTTCAGACTCTGTAACCGGCCGTATCTGGTGTATAAGATATACTGGGAAATAATAAGTTAAACTTATCTTGAGTATTTTTTGGCGCTTATAGGGTTGTTATGAACAATTTACTGCCTAATTGTTGAAGGGCTTAAATCCTAAAATCGAATATCGAAATCCAAAACAAAATCGAAACTTCAAATTTCAAAAATATTTTGTCCTTAGTTAGTTTTGTATGCAAATAGACCTGGCAGGTTTCAAACTACATGCTTTAAAGAATGATAGCTTTCTTAGAAAAAACCTGCCAGGTTTTGATTCGATTTAAAGACTACCCCGAATGCTTGCTGAAATCCCCCCGGGTGAACAAACTGAGTTGGTGGGGAGTTGTCAGACAAGCTATGGTGGAGGGATTGGTTTGTTACGGCCCTGATCAAGGCCAGGAAGTTACTCTTGTCCGTGTTGATCAATGGCTGTCGAACCTGGAAGAAGTTTCGGAACAGGATGCCAAACACATTCTGTTCAGTCGATATTTGTCTGCTTATGGCCCTGCTACACTCCAGGATTTTTCCAAATGGTCTGGTATTTCCATGCAAGAGGTGAGAACTATCCGGCAGGAAATGAAAAAAGAACTAATAGAAGTCGGATTCGAAAATAAAGAAGGATTGATTCTTCGGGAAGATTTTGACCCACTCAGAAAAAGTTGTTTGGATAGCCAAGTTTTTTGTTTATTGCCGCATTTTGATCCCTACATGCTTGGCCATATAGATAAAAATCATTTAGTGGCTTCTAACTTGTACAAACGAGTTTATCGCAAAGCAGGATGGATCTCACCGGTAATATTGTTAAACGGAAGGGTAATAGGAGTTTGGTCTTATACCCGTAAAAGTAAGCGATTGTTTTTGGAAATAGAGCCATTTGAAAAATTTTCTAAAAGCACGTTTACCAGGATTGAAGAAGAAGCTGCGAGTTTAGCTGGTTTTTGGCAGACTGAGTGGGAAATTAATGTGGTGAAATGAAATTGTAAAAACTTTCTTGCCAGATTCAGCTAACGAGGCTGCTGTATACATGCATACACTGGTTTTTCCTACGCCTCTTTTCAGAATTATGGTCTTTTCAAAATATCATGAGTGCCAATTCTTCTCAGAATTATCCGATCTGACTCTATGGTGAAGGTGAATCGGTAGGATTTAGTTACTCGGCCTTCCCAGGTATTGGGGTGGCCTTTCATTTTTTTAGCCTGTAGTGAAGGATGTTTGGGGTTCTGGAAAAACAGGGCTAGCTGCTTTCGGGCTCGCTGTTTGATGTCTTGAGGTAACGATTCAAATTCTTTTGTAAAGCGATTAGATTTGACTATGGTCATGGGCGTAGAGAATTGAGCAGCTCCTCGGGGTTGTGGAATTCCTTAATTCGACCCTGGTCAATATCCCGCTGCGCTTCTCGCTCGCCCTGCTGCCATTCTTCTGTCCACCACCAGCGTTGCTCTGGGTCGATCAGGCCAACCTTTGCAGCCACCTCGGTTTCGGCTTCTGTTAATCCGTTTGCAGATTTAAGATCTTTCCGGATTGCCTGAATTTTACGTTTGGCTGATTTTAGGAGCTTTTGGTCTCTGGGTGAAAGTTTCGGCAATGGCATCTTCTCGAGGATCCGCTTGGGGATTATTATACCTTTGCCATCTTGGACAGTCACCTCTAGGATATCCCCAGTCTCCAGTTGGAGGGTTTCAAAAACCTCTTTGGGTATAGTTATCTGGTGTTTGGGGCCGATTTTAACATGTGGCATTATTAGACCTCCATGGTTAAGCTTTGTTTTAAAAATAAAGAAGTATTCTTACTTTCTTACTGTAAGTATAAGGTAGTTTAATTAGGATGTCAAGGGGCTGTTTTTTCTGTAAAATCCGCCAAATTTTCTACCTTCTGGTCAACTCGTTTATAATTCACTGTGATCGACTGTTGCTTAACCAAAATCCGATCGAGCTTTTTGGCAAGCTTGTCGTTGTCTGTTAGTTTAGTATCTCGTCTTTCCATTTGGCCATATCGCTCCATAGAGCGTCAACATTCTTATCAATTTTAATATCCAACCAGGTAATCTCTGATGAGAATTTATCATTCAACCTTTTATCTAACTTTTTAAGATCACATTTAGTGGTTAGTTTATTGCTATTGTTTGTTTCATAATAATTCAAGATGATCAAAATCCCAGGGACTTGTCAATTTCCGAAATATTCTTACTTTTGAAGATCAAGATAAAGAAATAATTAAAATTCATATATCATCTTCCCTAAACCTCCACCATCCTCCCCAAACCCATTCCCTCAGCTCTCTCCAAAACCAACTGCGCAGTAGCTGCATCCTGTACCCCAACTCCGACGGATTTAAAAAAGGTAATTTCATCGGCAGATTGTCGCCCCGGTTTATTGCCGGCAATCACATCACCGATTTCCGTCAGGTTTTGCTTTTGGATCAACTTTTTATCGATGGCTTCCATAAGCTCGCCTGCTTCCGTTAAGGAAGCTTGCAAGCTATCTACAAAAATACCCAGTGAGGAATGATACCCAAAAACCGGAACTTCCCGCATATCCGGTTTAAAGGATCCCACGCCATTAATGTGAGTTCCTGCTGATACTTCAACCGGGTTAAAAACCGGTTCATTGCTGGTAGTCACACAAGTGATTATATCCGCATTCCGGATTGCATGTGCCGGGTTTTGTGCTGCAAACGCATTTACATGAGGGAATTGTTGATGAATGCGATCAGCTAATTCAGAAGCAGATTTCCCTGACGGTGTAAAGATCCGGACTTCACGAATATTTCTAACTGAGAGCACGGCTGCCACTTGATCCATGGCCTGGGCGCCTGCGCCAAACAGGGCCAATACTCTTGCGTCCTCTCGTGCCAATATTTTCGTGGCTGCACCTGCTCCGGCTCCGGTCCGGAGCGCGGTAAGCCTTTCTCCGTCAACCAAACTTATTGGCACACCGGTTTCAGTATCAACGACTAGAACCAAAGCGTGGATTCTTGGCAAATTCAATTTTGGATTATCATTAAAAACGGAAACAACTTTCACAGCCATCGCCTGTGCTGTTTTAAGATAAGCCGGCATGAATAAAGTTGTGCCCTTTTCAGTTTCGATGGGTATTCGCTGCGGTAAAACAGCGTCGTTGGTGCTAAGACTCGCATAAGCCCGGGCATTCACTTCGATGGCTTCCGCCATAGTGATGGATTTATCGATATCTTCCGCAGATAGTATTCGGATTTTCAGGATATGCTCTTTCTAAGGATTTTAAACAGATTCCATCGCTCAAAGCGATGGAATCTGTTGGCTTGTTACTTCTTTCTATTTAAGCAATGTTAGCTTCGTCGTCCCAACGACCAACCTTGTTTGTTTAAAACCTAACTCTTTCACTTCAAGTCTAAAAAAATAAACACCGGTCGAAAAGCCACTGGCATTCCAAACCACTTTGTGTGATCCTGGCTCTACCATGCCATCAACTAATTGATCGACTATTCTGCCGGACAAATCATAGATAATGGCTATTATATGAGCTCTATCCGGAATTTCAAATTCAATTGTGGTTGTCGGATTAAACGGATTGGGATAATTTTGCTTCAATTTAAATTGTAAGACCACACTGGGCGAATCCTCGACATCAACACCCACATCCAGCAAAGATCGTTCATAAGCTCCATTGCCA encodes:
- a CDS encoding AlkZ family DNA glycosylase, yielding MIAFLEKTCQVLIRFKDYPECLLKSPRVNKLSWWGVVRQAMVEGLVCYGPDQGQEVTLVRVDQWLSNLEEVSEQDAKHILFSRYLSAYGPATLQDFSKWSGISMQEVRTIRQEMKKELIEVGFENKEGLILREDFDPLRKSCLDSQVFCLLPHFDPYMLGHIDKNHLVASNLYKRVYRKAGWISPVILLNGRVIGVWSYTRKSKRLFLEIEPFEKFSKSTFTRIEEEAASLAGFWQTEWEINVVK
- a CDS encoding AbrB/MazE/SpoVT family DNA-binding domain-containing protein — its product is MPHVKIGPKHQITIPKEVFETLQLETGDILEVTVQDGKGIIIPKRILEKMPLPKLSPRDQKLLKSAKRKIQAIRKDLKSANGLTEAETEVAAKVGLIDPEQRWWWTEEWQQGEREAQRDIDQGRIKEFHNPEELLNSLRP